Proteins from one Esox lucius isolate fEsoLuc1 chromosome 19, fEsoLuc1.pri, whole genome shotgun sequence genomic window:
- the atp8b4 gene encoding phospholipid-transporting ATPase ID isoform X3, which yields MRLHLPNFLYRGIPVHRLQLHGQCRRKTLGYGRRSPDTMASWSNSDIHIEEERHVRANDRNYNDKFFYADNHIKTSKYNVFTFLPINLFEQFQRVANAYFLVLLILQLIPEISSLPWVTTTVPLVMVLVITAVKDATDDYFRYKSDQQVNNRQSQVLRGVLQNEKWMNVRVGDIIKLENNQFVAADILLLSSSEPYGLCYIETAELDGETNLKVRQALTVTSELGADILKLAEFNGEVICEAPNNKLDKFKGTLYWRGSKFPLDNEKMLLRGCVLRNTDWCFGMVIFAGLQTKLMQNCGRTTLKRTSIDKLMNTLVLWIFGFLVCMGVILAIGNTIWEQEVGRSFQVYLPWERPVSNNNAVFSGFLTFWSYIIILNTVVPISLYVSVEVIRLGHSYFINWDGKMYYGQKDTPAEARTTTLNEELGQVEFIFSDKTGTLTQNIMVFNKCSINGNTYGDVYDEFGHKVEVSERTACVDFSFNPLSDRKFTFHDSSLVEAIKMEEPSVQEFFRLLALCHTVMSEEKNEGDLLYQAQSPDEGALVSAARNFGFVFRSRTPETITLYEMGTAVTYQLLAILDFNNVRKRMSVIVRNPAGQTKLYCKGADTIIFDRLDPSNEDLMDTTSEHLNEFAGEGLRTLALAYKVLDRDFFEEWMTRLLLASTVMENREQRLADLYEEIETGLLLLGATAVEDKLQEGVPETIACLTLANIKIWVLTGDKLETAMNIGYSCNMLRDDMNEVFIISGHTAAEVQQQLRSAREHILGLSRVSNTADEEKTEMFSNDSVFEETIIAEYALIVNGHSLAHALEPELEQVLLETACLCKTVICCRVTPMQKAQVVELVKTNKMAVTLAIGDGANDVSMIRTAHIGVGISGQEGMQAVLASDYSFAQFRYLQRLLLVHGRWSYFRMCNFLFYFFYKNFAFTLVHFWFGFFCGFSAQTVYDQWFITLFNIVYTSLPVLAMGLFDQDVNEANSHRYPGLYRPGQLNLLFNKRQFFLCTLQGIVTSFLLFFVPYGAFSLGVRADGLHLSDQQSFAVTIATSLVIVVSVQIGLDTYYWTAVNHLFVWGSLAVYFAILLAMQSDGLFSIFPSQFPYIGTARSCLAQWSVWLVILLTTAVCVLPGMAVRFLKTDLYPTLTDKVRRLQKASRKQGPREQNLRRVRRTSSRRSGYAFSHQQGYGELITSGKNMKVSPSTAGPSPCLSSPGVRNSRHFLENTMQRKEETPEEASGTWEVRARTQQTLESNVGSHSNGTQQTLDSNRSSNSNETQQTLMDSRSDANGAIQT from the exons ATGCGCCTACATCTTCCTAATTTCCTTTACCGGGGAATACCGGTACACCGTCTCCAGTTGCATGGACAATGCCGTAG aaaaacactTGGCTACGGCAGGAGGTCCCCTGATACAATGGCATCATGGTCCAACAGTGATATTCACATCG AGGAGGAGCGCCATGTCAGAGCCAACGACAGGAACTACAATGACAAGTTTTTCTATGCT GACAATCACATCAAAACCTCAAAGTATAACGTCTTTACCTTCCTGCCCATCAATCTGTTTGAGCAGTTCCAGAGGGTGGCTAATGCCTACTTCCTGGTGTTGCTGATACTACAG TTGATCCCAGAGATCTCCTCCTTACCGTGGGTCACCACTACCGTTCCCCTGGTGATGGTGCTGGTCATAACCGCCGTCAAAGATGCCACCGACGACTAC TTCAGGTACAAAAGTGATCAGCAGGTGAACAACCGTCAGTCTCAGGTCCTCAGGGGAGT TTTACAGAATGAGAAGTGGATGAATGTACGTGTGGGGGACATTATCAAGCTGGAAAACAATCAGTTTGTGGCG GCAGATATACTGCTTCTCTCCAGCAGTGAACCCTATGGACTGTGCTATATTGAAACCGCTGAGCTGGATGG AGAGACCAATCTGAAGGTTCGCCAGGCTTTGACTGTGACCTCAGAGTTGGGAGCAGACATATTGAAGCTGGCTGAATTCAATG GAGAAGTGATCTGTGAGGCGCCAAACAACAAGCTTGACAAGTTCAAAGGGACCCTGTACTGGAGGGGCAGCAAGTTCCCACTGGACAATGAAAAAATGCTCCTGAGAGGCTGCGTGCTCCGGAACACCGACTGGTGCTTCGGAATGGTCATCTTCGCAG GGCTGCAAACTAAACTGATGCAGAACTGTGGGAGGACTACATTGAAAAGGACCAGCATTGATAAACTGATGAACACTTTAGTATTATGG ATCTTTGGCTTCCTGGTCTGCATGGGTGTGATCCTGGCTATTGGGAACACCATCTGGGAGCAGGAGGTCGGGAGGAGCTTCCAGGTCTATCTCCCGTGGGAAAGACCAGTCAGCAACAACAACGCAGTGTTCTCTGGGTTCCTCACATTCTGGTCTTACATCATCATCCTCAACACAGTGGTTCCCATATCGCTCTATGTCAG TGTGGAGGTCATTCGTCTGGGCCATAGTTACTTTATTAACTGGGACGGGAAGATGTACTACGGCCAGAAAGACACTCCGGCTGAGGCCAGAACCACTACACTGAACGAGGAGCTAGGTCAG GTGGAGTTCATCTTCTCAGACAAAACCGGAACCCTCACACAGAACATCATGGTCTTCAACAAATGTTCCATCAACGGGAATACCTATG GAGATGTTTATGATGAATTTGGTCACAAAGTAGAGGTATCCGAG AGAACGGCCTGTGTGGATTTCTCTTTCAATCCTCTGAGTGACAGGAAGTTCACGTTCCATGACAGTAGCCTGGTTGAGGCCATTAAGATGGAGGAGCCATCCGTGCAGGAATTCTTCAGACTGCTAGCCCTTTGTCACACTGTGATGTCCGAAGAAAAGAACGAAG GAGATCTCCTATACCAGGCCCAGTCACCTGACGAGGGAGCCCTGGTTTCAGCTGCGCGGAACTTTGGCTTTGTGTTCCGATCCCGAACTCCAGAGACCATCACACTGTACGAGATGGGGACAGCTGTAACCTACCAGCTTCTGGCGATCCTCGACTTCAACAACGTGCGCAAGAGAATGAGTGTCATTG TGAGGAACCCAGCAGGTCAGACAAAGCTGTACTGTAAAGGAGCTGATACCATTATCTTTGACAGACTGGATCCGTCCAATGAAGACCTAATGGACACTACCTCTGAGCATCTCAAC GAGTTTGCTGGAGAAGGCCTGAGAACACTAGCCCTGGCCTACAAAGTCCTGGATAGGGATTTCTTTGAGGAATGGATGACAAGGCTTCTGTTGGCCAGCACTGTGATGGAGAACAGAGAGCAACGACTGGCGGATCTCTATGAAGAGATAGAGACCGGCCTGCTG CTCCTTGGAGCCACTGCAGTAGAAGACAAACTGCAGGAGGGGGTTCCTGAAACCATTGCCTGCCTTACTCTAGCAAACATTAAGATCTGGGTGCTCACCGGAGACAAATTAG AGACTGCAATGAACATCGGCTACTCCTGCAACATGCTGAGAGACGATATGAATGAGGTGTTCATAATATCAGGACACACTGCCGCAGAGGTGCAGCAACAGCTCAG GAGTGCCAGGGAGCACATCCTTGGTCTGAGCAGAGTCAGCAATACTGCAGATGAGGAAAAGACAGAAATGTTCTCAAATGACTCTGTGTTTGAGGAGACCATCATCGCGGAGTACGCCTTGATCGTCAATGGCCACAGTTTG GCCCACGCCCTGGAACCCGAATTGGAGCAGGTCCTCCTGGAGACAGCGTGCCTCTGTAAGACGGTGATCTGCTGCAGGGTGACCCCCATGCAGAAGGCCCAGGTGGTGGAGCTGGTCAAGACCAACAAGATGGCAGTCACCCTGGCCATAGGAGACGGGGCCAATGACGTCAGCATGATCAGGA CGGCTCATATAGGTGTGGGTATATCAGGCCAGGAAGGAATGCAGGCGGTGCTAGCCTCAGACTACTCTTTTGCCCAGTTCCGCTATCTACAGCGCCTCTTGCTGGTCCACGGCCGCTGGTCCTACTTCCGCATGTGTAATTTCTTGTTCTACTTCTTCTACAAGAACTTTGCCTTCACCCTGGTGCACTTCTGGTTCGGCTTCTTCTGTGGTTTCTCTGCTCAG ACGGTCTATGACCAGTGGTTCATCACCCTGTTCAACATAGTCTACACGTCTCTGCCGGTCCTGGCCATGGGGCTGTTTGATCAG GACGTGAATGAAGCCAACAGCCACCGCTACCCAGGTCTCTACAGACCAGGGCAGCTCAACCTGCTGTTCAACAAGAGACAGTTCTTCCTTTGTACGCTCCAGGGGATTGTCACCTCGTTCCTCCTATTCTTCGTACCCTACGGAGCCTTCTCGCTCGGCGTCAGGGCTGACGGATTGCACCTCTCGGATCAGCAGTCTTTCGCTGTCACCATAGCGACGTCCTTGGTCATAGTGGTGAGTGTTCAG ATCGGACTGGATACATACTATTGGACGGCTGTGAATCATCTATTTGTGTGGGGAAGTCTGGCGGTCTACTTCGCTATATTACTCGCTATGCAGAGCGACGGCCTCTTCAGCATATTCCCCAGCCAGTTCCCATACATtg GCACGGCGCGTAGCTGCCTGGCTCAGTGGAGTGTGTGGCTGGTGATCCTTCTGACAACAGCAGTATGCGTCTTGCCGGGGATGGCGGTGCGCTTTCTGAAGACTGATCTCTACCCGACTCTGACGGACAAG GTGCGGCGGCTGCAGAAGGCCAGCAGGAAGCAGGGTCCCCGGGAGCAGAACCTGCGACGCGTTCGGAGGACGAGTTCGCGACGTTCGGGCTACGCCTTTTCACACCAACAGGGCTACGGCGAGCTCATCACCTCAGGAAAGAACATGAAG GTCAGCCCCAGCACTGCTGGTCCATCCCCTTGCTTATCCTCCCCTGGGGTTCGTAACAGCAGACATTTTCTAGAGAACACAAtgcagaggaaggaggagaccCCTGAGGAGGCCTCAGGGACCTGGGAAGTCCGAGCTAGAACTCAACAGACTCTGGAATCCAATGTGGGTTCTCATTCCAATGGAACTCAACAGACTCTGGACTCCAATCGGAGCTCTAATTCCAATGAAACTCAGCAGACTCTAATGGACTCCAGAAGTGATGCCAATGGGGCCATTCAGACATGA
- the atp8b4 gene encoding phospholipid-transporting ATPase ID isoform X6, with the protein MDNAVEEERHVRANDRNYNDKFFYADNHIKTSKYNVFTFLPINLFEQFQRVANAYFLVLLILQLIPEISSLPWVTTTVPLVMVLVITAVKDATDDYFRYKSDQQVNNRQSQVLRGVLQNEKWMNVRVGDIIKLENNQFVAADILLLSSSEPYGLCYIETAELDGETNLKVRQALTVTSELGADILKLAEFNGEVICEAPNNKLDKFKGTLYWRGSKFPLDNEKMLLRGCVLRNTDWCFGMVIFAGLQTKLMQNCGRTTLKRTSIDKLMNTLVLWIFGFLVCMGVILAIGNTIWEQEVGRSFQVYLPWERPVSNNNAVFSGFLTFWSYIIILNTVVPISLYVSVEVIRLGHSYFINWDGKMYYGQKDTPAEARTTTLNEELGQVEFIFSDKTGTLTQNIMVFNKCSINGNTYGDVYDEFGHKVEVSERTACVDFSFNPLSDRKFTFHDSSLVEAIKMEEPSVQEFFRLLALCHTVMSEEKNEGDLLYQAQSPDEGALVSAARNFGFVFRSRTPETITLYEMGTAVTYQLLAILDFNNVRKRMSVIVRNPAGQTKLYCKGADTIIFDRLDPSNEDLMDTTSEHLNEFAGEGLRTLALAYKVLDRDFFEEWMTRLLLASTVMENREQRLADLYEEIETGLLLLGATAVEDKLQEGVPETIACLTLANIKIWVLTGDKLETAMNIGYSCNMLRDDMNEVFIISGHTAAEVQQQLRSAREHILGLSRVSNTADEEKTEMFSNDSVFEETIIAEYALIVNGHSLAHALEPELEQVLLETACLCKTVICCRVTPMQKAQVVELVKTNKMAVTLAIGDGANDVSMIRTAHIGVGISGQEGMQAVLASDYSFAQFRYLQRLLLVHGRWSYFRMCNFLFYFFYKNFAFTLVHFWFGFFCGFSAQTVYDQWFITLFNIVYTSLPVLAMGLFDQDVNEANSHRYPGLYRPGQLNLLFNKRQFFLCTLQGIVTSFLLFFVPYGAFSLGVRADGLHLSDQQSFAVTIATSLVIVVSVQIGLDTYYWTAVNHLFVWGSLAVYFAILLAMQSDGLFSIFPSQFPYIGTARSCLAQWSVWLVILLTTAVCVLPGMAVRFLKTDLYPTLTDKVRRLQKASRKQGPREQNLRRVRRTSSRRSGYAFSHQQGYGELITSGKNMKVSPSTAGPSPCLSSPGVRNSRHFLENTMQRKEETPEEASGTWEVRARTQQTLESNVGSHSNGTQQTLDSNRSSNSNETQQTLMDSRSDANGAIQT; encoded by the exons ATGGACAATGCCGTAG AGGAGGAGCGCCATGTCAGAGCCAACGACAGGAACTACAATGACAAGTTTTTCTATGCT GACAATCACATCAAAACCTCAAAGTATAACGTCTTTACCTTCCTGCCCATCAATCTGTTTGAGCAGTTCCAGAGGGTGGCTAATGCCTACTTCCTGGTGTTGCTGATACTACAG TTGATCCCAGAGATCTCCTCCTTACCGTGGGTCACCACTACCGTTCCCCTGGTGATGGTGCTGGTCATAACCGCCGTCAAAGATGCCACCGACGACTAC TTCAGGTACAAAAGTGATCAGCAGGTGAACAACCGTCAGTCTCAGGTCCTCAGGGGAGT TTTACAGAATGAGAAGTGGATGAATGTACGTGTGGGGGACATTATCAAGCTGGAAAACAATCAGTTTGTGGCG GCAGATATACTGCTTCTCTCCAGCAGTGAACCCTATGGACTGTGCTATATTGAAACCGCTGAGCTGGATGG AGAGACCAATCTGAAGGTTCGCCAGGCTTTGACTGTGACCTCAGAGTTGGGAGCAGACATATTGAAGCTGGCTGAATTCAATG GAGAAGTGATCTGTGAGGCGCCAAACAACAAGCTTGACAAGTTCAAAGGGACCCTGTACTGGAGGGGCAGCAAGTTCCCACTGGACAATGAAAAAATGCTCCTGAGAGGCTGCGTGCTCCGGAACACCGACTGGTGCTTCGGAATGGTCATCTTCGCAG GGCTGCAAACTAAACTGATGCAGAACTGTGGGAGGACTACATTGAAAAGGACCAGCATTGATAAACTGATGAACACTTTAGTATTATGG ATCTTTGGCTTCCTGGTCTGCATGGGTGTGATCCTGGCTATTGGGAACACCATCTGGGAGCAGGAGGTCGGGAGGAGCTTCCAGGTCTATCTCCCGTGGGAAAGACCAGTCAGCAACAACAACGCAGTGTTCTCTGGGTTCCTCACATTCTGGTCTTACATCATCATCCTCAACACAGTGGTTCCCATATCGCTCTATGTCAG TGTGGAGGTCATTCGTCTGGGCCATAGTTACTTTATTAACTGGGACGGGAAGATGTACTACGGCCAGAAAGACACTCCGGCTGAGGCCAGAACCACTACACTGAACGAGGAGCTAGGTCAG GTGGAGTTCATCTTCTCAGACAAAACCGGAACCCTCACACAGAACATCATGGTCTTCAACAAATGTTCCATCAACGGGAATACCTATG GAGATGTTTATGATGAATTTGGTCACAAAGTAGAGGTATCCGAG AGAACGGCCTGTGTGGATTTCTCTTTCAATCCTCTGAGTGACAGGAAGTTCACGTTCCATGACAGTAGCCTGGTTGAGGCCATTAAGATGGAGGAGCCATCCGTGCAGGAATTCTTCAGACTGCTAGCCCTTTGTCACACTGTGATGTCCGAAGAAAAGAACGAAG GAGATCTCCTATACCAGGCCCAGTCACCTGACGAGGGAGCCCTGGTTTCAGCTGCGCGGAACTTTGGCTTTGTGTTCCGATCCCGAACTCCAGAGACCATCACACTGTACGAGATGGGGACAGCTGTAACCTACCAGCTTCTGGCGATCCTCGACTTCAACAACGTGCGCAAGAGAATGAGTGTCATTG TGAGGAACCCAGCAGGTCAGACAAAGCTGTACTGTAAAGGAGCTGATACCATTATCTTTGACAGACTGGATCCGTCCAATGAAGACCTAATGGACACTACCTCTGAGCATCTCAAC GAGTTTGCTGGAGAAGGCCTGAGAACACTAGCCCTGGCCTACAAAGTCCTGGATAGGGATTTCTTTGAGGAATGGATGACAAGGCTTCTGTTGGCCAGCACTGTGATGGAGAACAGAGAGCAACGACTGGCGGATCTCTATGAAGAGATAGAGACCGGCCTGCTG CTCCTTGGAGCCACTGCAGTAGAAGACAAACTGCAGGAGGGGGTTCCTGAAACCATTGCCTGCCTTACTCTAGCAAACATTAAGATCTGGGTGCTCACCGGAGACAAATTAG AGACTGCAATGAACATCGGCTACTCCTGCAACATGCTGAGAGACGATATGAATGAGGTGTTCATAATATCAGGACACACTGCCGCAGAGGTGCAGCAACAGCTCAG GAGTGCCAGGGAGCACATCCTTGGTCTGAGCAGAGTCAGCAATACTGCAGATGAGGAAAAGACAGAAATGTTCTCAAATGACTCTGTGTTTGAGGAGACCATCATCGCGGAGTACGCCTTGATCGTCAATGGCCACAGTTTG GCCCACGCCCTGGAACCCGAATTGGAGCAGGTCCTCCTGGAGACAGCGTGCCTCTGTAAGACGGTGATCTGCTGCAGGGTGACCCCCATGCAGAAGGCCCAGGTGGTGGAGCTGGTCAAGACCAACAAGATGGCAGTCACCCTGGCCATAGGAGACGGGGCCAATGACGTCAGCATGATCAGGA CGGCTCATATAGGTGTGGGTATATCAGGCCAGGAAGGAATGCAGGCGGTGCTAGCCTCAGACTACTCTTTTGCCCAGTTCCGCTATCTACAGCGCCTCTTGCTGGTCCACGGCCGCTGGTCCTACTTCCGCATGTGTAATTTCTTGTTCTACTTCTTCTACAAGAACTTTGCCTTCACCCTGGTGCACTTCTGGTTCGGCTTCTTCTGTGGTTTCTCTGCTCAG ACGGTCTATGACCAGTGGTTCATCACCCTGTTCAACATAGTCTACACGTCTCTGCCGGTCCTGGCCATGGGGCTGTTTGATCAG GACGTGAATGAAGCCAACAGCCACCGCTACCCAGGTCTCTACAGACCAGGGCAGCTCAACCTGCTGTTCAACAAGAGACAGTTCTTCCTTTGTACGCTCCAGGGGATTGTCACCTCGTTCCTCCTATTCTTCGTACCCTACGGAGCCTTCTCGCTCGGCGTCAGGGCTGACGGATTGCACCTCTCGGATCAGCAGTCTTTCGCTGTCACCATAGCGACGTCCTTGGTCATAGTGGTGAGTGTTCAG ATCGGACTGGATACATACTATTGGACGGCTGTGAATCATCTATTTGTGTGGGGAAGTCTGGCGGTCTACTTCGCTATATTACTCGCTATGCAGAGCGACGGCCTCTTCAGCATATTCCCCAGCCAGTTCCCATACATtg GCACGGCGCGTAGCTGCCTGGCTCAGTGGAGTGTGTGGCTGGTGATCCTTCTGACAACAGCAGTATGCGTCTTGCCGGGGATGGCGGTGCGCTTTCTGAAGACTGATCTCTACCCGACTCTGACGGACAAG GTGCGGCGGCTGCAGAAGGCCAGCAGGAAGCAGGGTCCCCGGGAGCAGAACCTGCGACGCGTTCGGAGGACGAGTTCGCGACGTTCGGGCTACGCCTTTTCACACCAACAGGGCTACGGCGAGCTCATCACCTCAGGAAAGAACATGAAG GTCAGCCCCAGCACTGCTGGTCCATCCCCTTGCTTATCCTCCCCTGGGGTTCGTAACAGCAGACATTTTCTAGAGAACACAAtgcagaggaaggaggagaccCCTGAGGAGGCCTCAGGGACCTGGGAAGTCCGAGCTAGAACTCAACAGACTCTGGAATCCAATGTGGGTTCTCATTCCAATGGAACTCAACAGACTCTGGACTCCAATCGGAGCTCTAATTCCAATGAAACTCAGCAGACTCTAATGGACTCCAGAAGTGATGCCAATGGGGCCATTCAGACATGA